A DNA window from Melanotaenia boesemani isolate fMelBoe1 chromosome 6, fMelBoe1.pri, whole genome shotgun sequence contains the following coding sequences:
- the LOC121642318 gene encoding protein FAM8A1-like translates to MADKENTVMEVDKGKNKPLVKQVKPQHDNVTQKTENQDSPGGKKDVVTSRATAEYCEKLQAWMWQYYTGYVNWQSWLAATTMSHPYYIQPSSGTSAAFDFNSQNWHNSPFGLPLLPYPPAVTSPSSRVGQAVVGAAAAAQPQQQPQENGNAQRPGREYSIPSPLQRLMAEMVDFCILFFIKATIIISVMHLSGIKDVSKFAMHFIVEEIDEDTSMEELQKMMLVALVYRILVCFYEIVCIWGAGGATPGKFLIGLRVVTCDSSVLVQPNRILVMPATNVSLSASTVRALNKNFSIAFFFPAFITLLFFQHNRTVYDMVAGTIVVKRSRVR, encoded by the exons ATGGCTGACAAAGAAAACACGGTTATGGAAGTCGATAAGGGAAAGAATAAACCTCTTGTTAAACAAGTTAAGCCTCAACATGATAACGTTACccaaaaaactgaaaaccagGACAGTCCAGGAGGAAAGAAAGACGTCGTTACAAGTCGTGCCACGGCGGAATATTGCGAGAAGCTGCAGGCATGGATGTGGCAGTACTATACTGGATATGTGAACTGGCAAAGCTGGCTGGCAGCGACAACCATGTCCCACCCATATTATATACAACCATCCAGCGGAACATCAGCAGCTTTTGATTTCAATTCCCAGAACTGGCACAATAGTCCGTTTGGGCTTCCACTGTTGCCTTATCCACCTGCGGTGACCTCGCCGAGCAGTCGTGTAGGACAAGCCGTGGTAGGGGCAGCAGCGGCCGCTCAGCCGCAGCAGCAGCCGCAGGAGAACGGAAATGCTCAGAGACCAG gTCGGGAGTACAGCATTCCTTCACCTCTCCAAAGACTAATGGCAGAGATGGTGGATTTTTGCATATTGTTTTTCATCAAAGCAACCATTATCATCAGTGTTATGCATCTCAGTGGAATCAA AGATGTTTCCAAGTTCGCCATGCACTTCATAGTGGAGGAGATTGATGAAGATACATCGATGGAGGAGCTACAGAAAATGATGCTTGTTGCCCTTGTGTACcgtattttagtttgtttttacgAG ATCGTGTGCATTTGGGGAGCAGGAGGAGCCACTCCAGGGAAGTTTCTCATCGGACTCAGAGTTGTCACATGTGACTCATCAGTTCTGGTTCAGCCCAACAGGATACTTGTAATGCCAGCAACAAATGTCTCTCTGTCTGC ATCAACTGTCCGAGCATTGAACAAAAACTTCTCGATTGCCTTCTTTTTCCCCGCCTTTATCACGCTACTCTTCTTTCAACACAACCGGACTGTTTACGATATGGTTGCTGGAACAATTGTTGTCAAACGGTCCAGGGTCAGATGA
- the fabp4b gene encoding fatty acid binding protein 4b: MIGNPESCTSSLRLHIASHLTELRLSELRYRDISCCCSRLSFIFSVMVEQFVGSWNLVSSDNFDEYMKAVGMGFATRQMGNMTKPKLVVSVGEDGVISMKAESTFKTTEIKFKLNEEFDETTVDGRNTKSIFTFENGKLMQKQMWEGKTTTLDREIQDGKLITTCFMDDVVAVRTYEKAA, from the exons ATGATTGGTAACCCCGAGTCATGCACGAGCTCGCTCAGGCTTCATATAGCATCACATCTCACGGAGTTGCGTCTCTCTGAGCTTCGCTACCGGGACATCTCgtgttgctgcagcagactgAGCTTCATCTTTTCCGTCATGGTTGAGCAGTTTGTTGGAAGCTGGAATTTGGTTTCCAGCGACAACTTCGACGAGTACATGAAAGCTGTCG GTATGGGGTTTGCCACCCGCCAAATGGGCAACATGACCAAGCCTAAACTAGTGGTCAGCGTGGGAGAAGATGGGGTCATTTCAATGAAGGCTGAGAGCACTTTCAAGACCACAGAGATAAAATTCAAGCTGAATGAGGAGTTTGATGAGACAACAGTAGATGGACGAAACACAAAG TCCATATTCACTTTTGAAAATGGCAAATTGATGCAGAAACAAATGTGGGAAGGAAAGACTACAACACTGGACCGAGAGATTCAAGATGGAAAACTTATAACT ACATGTTTCATGGATGATGTTGTTGCAGTGAGGACTTACGAGAAGGCGGCATAA
- the LOC121641879 gene encoding hairy/enhancer-of-split related with YRPW motif protein 1-like, with protein MKRSHNYSSSDSELDDNVEVEKDSSDENGLLDSHGSMSPSTTTQVQARKRRRGIIEKRRRDRINNSLSELRRLVPSAFEKQGSAKLEKAEILQMTVDHLKMLHASGGKGYFEAHALAKDYRSLGFRECMAETARYLSIVEGRDSTDSLRVRLVSHLSNYASQREVHTGLEHLAWGSAYGTTPALLPHHLLLQHPQGRTPAPRNNNSPPSSSSTSSSSSSSSTETSGTSRLSVLPPTESLRVPPNGSIPLSLPVPTSKLSPPLVSSLSSLSAFPLSFSAFPLISPTAVNTISPSATMSKPYRPWGLEIGAF; from the exons ATGAAGCGAAGCCACAACTACAGCTCATCGGACAGCGAGCTGGACGATAATGTTGAAGTGGAGAAGGACAGTAGTGACGAAAATGG TCTTCTTGACTCTCATGGATCTATGTCTCCCTCCACCACCACACAAGTTCAAGCCAGAAAAAGGCGCAGAGGG ATTATTGAGAAAAGAAGACGTGACCGGATCAATAACAGCCTGTCAGAACTGAGACGTTTGGTACCAAGTGCTTTTGAGAAGCAG GGATCAGCTAAGTtggaaaaagcagaaattttGCAAATGACAGTCGACCACTTGAAGATGCTGCATGCATCTGGCGGCAAAG GTTACTTTGAAGCTCATGCTCTTGCGAAGGACTACCGCAGCCTGGGCTTCAGGGAGTGCATGGCAGAGACAGCCCGCTACCTAAGCATTGTAGAGGGTCGGGACAGCACAGACTCTCTTCGTGTACGATTAGTTTCCCACCTCAGCAATTACGCCTCTCAGAGGGAGGTGCACACCGGACTGGAACACTTGGCCTGGGGCTCTGCCTACGGGACTACCCCTGCCCTTCTCCCCCACCACCTCCTTCTACAGCACCCTCAGGGCAGGACACCTGCACCCAGAAACAACAACAgtccaccctcctcttcctccacttcttcttcatcttcctcttcatccacTGAGACCTCTGGGACATCTAGACTTAGCGTCTTGCCCCCCACAGAGTCCCTCAGGGTGCCTCCCAATGGCTCTATACCTCTAAGTCTGCCTGTACCAACATCCAAGCTTTCGCCACCACTGGTCTCATCTCTGTCCTCACTTTCTGCCTTCCCCCTCTCCTTTAGTGCCTTTCCTCTCATCTCCCCGACAGCCGTCAACACAATAAGTCCCTCCGCTACCATGTCGAAGCCTTACAGGCCTTGGGGCTTGGAGATTGGAGCCTTCTGA
- the stmn2a gene encoding stathmin-2a: MAKTATAYKEKMKELSVLSLICSCFYPESRNKLVCEFEDMEVKPINKRASGQAFEVILKPQSPVSDVAHNLPSPPKRDISLEDIEKKLEAAEDRRKYQEALVLRALAEKRDHERDVLLKAMEENSNFSKMAEEKLQLKMEQIKENREAYLAAMMERLQEKERHAAVVRRNKEMREELVA, translated from the exons ATGGCAAAAACAGCAACTG CCTACAAAGAGAAGATGAAGGAACTGTCTGTCCTCTCCCTCATCTGCTCCTGCTTCTACCCAGAGTCTCGCAACAAGCTTGTATGTGAATTTGAAG ACATGGAGGTGAAACCTATAAACAAGCGAGCCTCGGGACAGGCCTTTGAGGTGATTCTCAAGCCTCAGTCTCCAGTGTCAGATGTTGCCCACAACCTCCCTTCACCCCCAAAGAGGGATATTTCCTTGGAAGACATCGAGAAGAAACTGGAGGCTGCTGAAGACCGGAGGAAG TACCAAGAGGCTCTGGTGCTGAGGGCTTTGGCAGAAAAGCGAGATCATGAGAGGGACGTGTTGCTAAAGGCCATGGAGGAGAACAGCAACTTCAGCAAGATGGCTGAGGAGAAGCTCCAGCTGAAGATGGAACAGATCAAGGAGAACCGTGAAGCCTACCTGGCAGCCATGATGGAGCGCCTACAGGAGAAG GAGAGGCATGCCGCTGTGGTGCGCAGGAACAAAGAAATGAGGGAAGAGCTGGTAGCATGA
- the upp1 gene encoding uridine phosphorylase 1: MNPKDDKRSAQYSSPVCVHNPHLDDLKDDILYHFSLGTGTHDLPAMFGDVKFVCVGGSPWRMKSFVEYIAAELALEDPKSEYPNICAGTDRYAMYKVGPVLSVSHGMGIPSIAIMLHELIKLLHHAHCTDVTIIRIGTSGGIGLEPGTVVVTKQSVDATFLPKFEQVILGKTVVRNTDLDESLAEELLQCSKELNQFKTVIGNTMCTLDFYEGQARLDGAFCSYTEKNKQDYLMKAKEAEVCNIEMESSVFASMCKLSGLRAAVVCVTLLDRLKGDQLTSSHEVLRNYQQRPQILVGYYIKKQLKAKAGNH, from the exons ATGAACCCGAAGGACGACAAGCGAAGCGCGCAGTACAGCAG CCCTGTGTGTGTCCATAACCCACACCTGGATGATCTGAAAGATGACATCCTCTACCACTTCAGTTTAGGAACTGGAACCCACGACCTACCTGCTATGTTTGGTGATGTTAAA TTTGTGTGTGTCGGTGGCAGCCCCTGGAGAATGAAGTCGTTCGTTGAGTACATTGCTGCTGAGCTTGCTTTGGAAGACCCCAAATCAGAGTACCCTAATATTTGTGCTGGAACAGATCGCTACGCCATGTACAAAGTTGGCCCCGTTCTCTCTGTCAGT CATGGGATGGGAATCCCATCTATTGCCATAATGTTGCACGAGCTTATAAAGCTTCTTCATCATGCACATTGCACAGATGTTACAATTATACGCATTGGGACATCAGGAGGAAtag gACTTGAACCTGGCACTGTTGTTGTTACCAAGCAGTCTGTGGATGCCACCTTTCTGCCCAAGTTTGAGCAGGTGATCCTGGGAAAGACAGTAGTTCGAAACACTGATCTGGACGAAAGCCTGGCAGAGGAGTTGCTGCAGTGCAGTAAAGAGCTGAACCAGTTTAAGACAGTCATAGGCAACACCATGTGTACACTGGATTTCTATGAAG GACAGGCCCGTTTGGACGGTGCCTTCTGCTCCTacactgagaagaataaacagGACTACCTCATGAAAGCCAAAGAGGCAGAAGTCTGCAATATTGAAATGGAATCGTCAGTTTTTGCTTCCATGTGCAAACTGAGTGGTCTACGAG CTGCTGTTGTTTGTGTAACATTGTTGGACCGACTGAAGGGAGATCAGCTGACCAGCTCTCATGAGGTTCTTCGCAATTACCAACAACGTCCTCAGATACTGGTTGGTTACTATATTAAGAAGCAATTGAAGGCCAAAGCAGGGAACCACTAA